A window from Pseudomonas frederiksbergensis encodes these proteins:
- a CDS encoding fimbrial protein — MKLPLSLTAAVVVMLTCRSALAITDTVTINVSGTLTRPPCTVTSSKTLSVNFGSLRYDQVSSAPVIPVPITLSCPANSSLSVSVKASSATAGSTTRAATNKANLAYTLTLDSDSSEVDITGAKRTLTAQSGTVDLSMKAKLVATGALTEGDFSASTMISIEYL; from the coding sequence TGACCTGCCGGTCTGCACTCGCGATTACCGATACTGTCACCATTAATGTATCTGGCACTCTCACCAGGCCGCCTTGCACGGTGACCAGCAGCAAGACGTTGAGCGTGAATTTCGGCAGCCTGCGTTATGACCAAGTCTCCTCCGCGCCAGTGATCCCTGTGCCCATTACGCTGTCTTGTCCGGCGAACTCTTCCTTGAGTGTCAGCGTCAAGGCCTCGAGCGCCACGGCCGGCTCGACCACCCGGGCGGCAACGAACAAGGCCAATCTGGCGTATACGCTGACGCTGGACAGCGACAGTTCGGAAGTTGATATCACGGGGGCGAAACGTACGCTGACCGCGCAAAGCGGCACCGTAGACTTGAGCATGAAGGCAAAGCTCGTTGCGACGGGTGCGCTCACCGAGGGTGATTTCAGTGCTTCGACGATGATCAGTATCGAGTACTTGTGA
- a CDS encoding fimbrial protein, with protein MSMVVRVMLWGTLLSAVMLCSTKTIAANTTRLDISGSLIKPPCTANFGATQSVDLPSVSLNSLKMGLNEWTDVALGFQCTQGSKVQLRFTAGNGAYDAATLRTTLDKLGLKTRLSDVTGTVREVDFNFGEPLTFLVEATALNLKLSVKPVLGAQELPAVGSYNATLMMEIVYL; from the coding sequence ATGTCAATGGTCGTCAGAGTGATGCTGTGGGGGACGTTATTGTCTGCGGTCATGCTTTGCTCCACCAAGACCATAGCCGCCAATACCACCCGTCTCGACATCAGCGGCAGCCTTATCAAGCCACCCTGTACCGCCAACTTTGGGGCGACGCAAAGCGTTGATCTTCCCAGCGTGAGTCTCAACTCATTGAAAATGGGGCTTAACGAGTGGACAGACGTTGCCCTGGGTTTCCAATGTACCCAAGGCAGTAAGGTGCAATTGCGCTTCACTGCCGGCAACGGCGCTTACGACGCCGCTACGTTGCGTACTACGTTGGACAAACTGGGATTGAAAACCCGTCTGAGCGACGTGACAGGCACTGTCCGCGAAGTGGATTTTAACTTTGGCGAGCCACTGACGTTCTTGGTCGAGGCGACAGCGCTCAATCTCAAGCTTTCGGTCAAGCCGGTACTCGGCGCACAGGAGTTACCTGCGGTTGGCAGTTATAACGCAACCCTGATGATGGAGATCGTTTACCTGTAG
- a CDS encoding cytochrome ubiquinol oxidase subunit I, which produces MFNLQALDLARMQFAFTVSFHILFPAITVGLAGYLAVLEGLWLKTRNDTYRDLYHFWSKIFAVNFGMGVVSGIVMAYQFGTNWSRFSDFAGPVTGTLLTYEVLTAFFLEAGFLGVMLFGWGRVGRRLHFFSTVMVSLGTLISTFWILASNSWMQTPNGFEVVNGQVIPTDWLAVIFNPSLPYRLVHMSIAAFVATAFFVGSSAAWHLLRGRDNPAIRTMLSMAMWMALIVMPIQIMVGDMHGLNTLEHQPAKIAAIEGHWQNRGNEPTPLILFGWPDMKAEKTGYTVEIPYLGSLILTHSLEKQVPALKSFAPEDRPNSTIVFWSFRVMAGLGMLMLFTGLWSLWLRKRGTLYQCRPFLYLAMFMGPSGLIAILAGWLTTEIGRQPWVVYGLLRTADASSNHSVAQMSLTLVLFVVVYFALFGTGFGYMMRLVRKGPKTNEGAEISHAGLGLSATDDTVEGDHRLSPNKKGN; this is translated from the coding sequence ATGTTTAACCTACAGGCATTAGACTTGGCGCGAATGCAGTTCGCATTTACGGTGTCGTTCCATATTCTGTTCCCGGCTATCACCGTCGGTTTGGCTGGTTACCTGGCCGTTCTTGAGGGGTTGTGGCTCAAGACTCGTAACGACACCTACCGTGATCTATACCACTTCTGGTCGAAGATTTTTGCGGTCAACTTCGGCATGGGCGTGGTGTCCGGCATTGTGATGGCCTATCAGTTCGGTACCAACTGGAGTCGTTTTTCGGACTTCGCCGGTCCCGTCACCGGGACTCTGCTTACCTATGAGGTGCTTACAGCCTTCTTTCTTGAGGCGGGCTTTCTGGGCGTAATGTTGTTCGGCTGGGGCCGCGTCGGGCGCAGACTGCATTTTTTCTCGACCGTAATGGTGTCTCTTGGAACGCTGATTTCGACCTTCTGGATTTTGGCGTCCAATAGCTGGATGCAAACCCCTAATGGCTTCGAAGTCGTTAACGGGCAGGTGATTCCGACGGATTGGCTGGCGGTCATTTTCAACCCGTCGTTACCGTACCGCCTCGTACACATGTCGATCGCTGCGTTTGTTGCCACCGCCTTCTTTGTCGGTTCATCGGCTGCCTGGCATCTGTTGCGCGGCCGTGATAACCCGGCGATCCGCACCATGCTGTCGATGGCCATGTGGATGGCGTTGATCGTCATGCCCATTCAGATCATGGTCGGTGATATGCACGGCTTGAATACGCTGGAACATCAGCCGGCAAAAATCGCTGCGATTGAAGGTCATTGGCAAAACCGTGGTAACGAACCGACGCCGCTGATTCTGTTCGGCTGGCCGGACATGAAAGCCGAGAAGACTGGATACACCGTCGAAATTCCGTACCTGGGCAGTCTGATATTGACCCATAGCCTGGAGAAGCAGGTTCCCGCACTGAAATCGTTTGCCCCTGAAGATCGCCCAAACTCGACCATTGTGTTCTGGTCGTTCCGGGTCATGGCTGGCCTCGGCATGTTGATGCTCTTCACCGGATTGTGGAGCTTGTGGTTACGCAAACGCGGAACGCTTTACCAGTGCCGCCCCTTTCTGTACTTGGCGATGTTCATGGGGCCGTCCGGTTTGATCGCGATTCTCGCCGGTTGGCTCACCACTGAAATCGGTCGTCAACCGTGGGTGGTGTATGGCCTGTTGCGTACTGCCGATGCTTCCTCAAACCACAGCGTGGCACAGATGAGCCTTACCCTGGTGCTGTTTGTGGTGGTGTATTTCGCGCTGTTCGGTACCGGTTTCGGCTACATGATGCGTCTGGTGCGCAAGGGTCCGAAGACCAACGAAGGCGCAGAAATCAGCCACGCAGGTCTTGGTCTTTCCGCTACCGACGACACCGTTGAAGGCGATCACCGCCTTAGCCCGAACAAGAAGGGGAACTGA